The following are encoded in a window of Sminthopsis crassicaudata isolate SCR6 chromosome 5, ASM4859323v1, whole genome shotgun sequence genomic DNA:
- the LOC141543130 gene encoding C-C chemokine receptor type 1-like, with the protein MSTTTWPPDLTTNGFNYEDFTPCYNDGIIDLTSKFVPLLYLLVFIIGMLGNSIVILILTKYKRLKTMTNIYLLNLAISDLLFLIIRPFWIHYYLQNSWALGDAMCKLLSGLYHMGLYSEIFFIVLLTIDRYLAIVHAVFAIKVRKVVLSIMTSIFTWVLAFLLSLPEIIFTRSENESFVHTCSPHFPDHSMETWKQFQALKLNFLGFILPLLIMIVCYTGIIKILLRRRSERKWRVVKLIFVIMIIFFLFWIPYNITMLIAAFQNFFFELDCENSKQLDVAIQVTETIALSHCCVNPVIYAFAGERFQKYLSHFVHNHIAVHLYKCVPSFLKNRPERVSSLSPPTREHEHMIEF; encoded by the coding sequence ATGAGCACTACTACATGGCCACCAGATCTAACTACAAATGGATTTAACTATGAAGATTTTACTCCATGTTACAATGATGGCATCATAGACCTGACCTCCAAGTTCGTGCCTCTTCTGTACTTGTTGGTGTTCATCATCGGCATGCTGGGCAATTCCATAGTAATACTGATCCTCACAAAGTACAAGAGACTCAAGACCATGACCAACATCTACCTTCTCAACTTGGCCATCTCGGATCTGCTTTTCCTCATTATACGTCCATTCTGGATTCACTATTATTTGCAAAATAGTTGGGCCTTGGGAGATGCCATGTGTAAACTTCTTTCAGGGTTGTATCATATGGGCTTGTACAGTGAAATCTTCTTCATCGTCCTGCTAACTATTGATAGATATCTGGCCATTGTCCATGCGGTGTTTGCCATAAAGGTCAGGAAGGTGGTCCTCAGCATCATGACCAGCATCTTTACCTGGGTTCTGGCTTTCTTGTTATCTCTTCCTGAAATTATCTTCACTAGATCTGAGAATGAGAGTTTTGTTCATACCTGTAGTCCTCATTTCCCAGATCATAGTATGGAAACATGGAAACAGTTCCAGGCTTTGAAACTGAACTTCCTGGGATTCATTTTACCCCTACTGATCATGATCGTTTGCTACACAGGGATTATAAAAATACTGCTTAGACGGAGGAGTGAGAGGAAATGGAGAGTGGTCAAACTGATTTTTGTCATCATgatcatcttctttctcttttggatACCCTATAATATCACAATGCTCATTGCTGCTttccagaatttcttttttgaactgGATTGTGAAAATAGCAAACAGTTGGATGTGGCAATACAAGTGACTGAAACCATTGCCCTCTCACACTGTTGTGTCAATCCTGTGATCTATGCCTTTGCTGGAGAGCGGTTTCAGAAATACCTCTCTCATTTTGTCCACAATCACATTGCAGTGCATCTGTACAAGTGTGTCCCATCCTTCTTGAAGAACAGGCCAGAGAGAGTTAGTTCTCTCTCTCCGCCTACTAGGGAACATGAACACATGATTGAGTTTTAG